The following proteins come from a genomic window of Leptospira neocaledonica:
- a CDS encoding YbhB/YbcL family Raf kinase inhibitor-like protein: MKRFLSFQNGILLCVLFFAGSAFAGDLKVTSSALKEGGTITNAHVFSGFGCSGENNSPDLQWSGAPKETKFFAVTAYDPDAPTGSGWWHWTVINIPASVTSLPAKAGNDKGPLPAGAVQGRTDFGKPGYGGPCPPKGDKPHRYIFKVFALKDKIDLDGEASGALVGFYINSLKLAEGKLTAKYGR; the protein is encoded by the coding sequence ATGAAGAGATTCCTATCGTTTCAGAACGGTATATTGCTTTGTGTTTTATTCTTTGCTGGATCTGCATTTGCTGGGGACCTGAAAGTCACTAGCTCTGCCCTCAAAGAAGGAGGAACAATCACCAACGCTCATGTGTTTTCTGGATTCGGATGTTCCGGAGAAAATAATTCTCCCGACTTACAATGGTCAGGCGCTCCTAAGGAAACCAAATTTTTTGCAGTGACAGCTTATGATCCGGATGCTCCTACCGGAAGTGGATGGTGGCACTGGACTGTGATCAATATTCCAGCAAGTGTCACAAGTCTCCCTGCAAAAGCTGGAAACGATAAAGGGCCTCTTCCTGCCGGTGCAGTCCAAGGAAGGACCGATTTCGGTAAACCTGGATATGGCGGTCCCTGCCCTCCTAAAGGAGATAAACCTCATCGTTATATCTTCAAAGTATTCGCCTTAAAGGATAAGATCGATTTGGATGGTGAAGCGTCTGGTGCATTAGTTGGGTTTTATATCAATTCCCTAAAACTTGCAGAAGGAAAATTAACCGCAAAATACGGAAGATAA
- a CDS encoding class I SAM-dependent methyltransferase: MVHNPRLGLDYPFLNGFFHLTKQNAIQSKFLGSEARYEGLAEWYDSIMQDQNNRGELANSAYSILKSLLGKGEGIVLDIGCGTGLAADITKELGYTPIGVDLSKDQLRIAAKRLPVVLGDSADLPISDHSVCLAYSTFTTTDWENLERSAKEIYRVLSPGGRYVDIGVHPCFYGAYSEPLSQGEILQKPGYNQSQFVEPNLLKGTVRSKVGAWHRPVSDVINTFLSAGFKLVRVVEGGQGELPQLLALSLLKE; encoded by the coding sequence GTGGTCCATAACCCCCGCCTGGGTTTAGATTACCCTTTTTTAAATGGTTTCTTTCACCTAACCAAACAAAACGCCATCCAAAGTAAATTTTTGGGATCGGAAGCACGTTACGAAGGTTTGGCTGAATGGTACGATTCTATTATGCAAGACCAAAATAATCGGGGAGAACTGGCAAACTCCGCATATTCTATCCTGAAATCCTTACTTGGTAAAGGAGAAGGTATCGTGTTAGATATTGGTTGTGGCACAGGACTTGCCGCAGATATTACTAAGGAATTGGGATATACTCCTATCGGTGTGGATCTTTCCAAAGACCAATTGAGGATCGCGGCCAAAAGGCTTCCTGTAGTTTTGGGGGACTCTGCGGATCTTCCTATTTCGGATCATTCCGTTTGCCTTGCTTATAGCACGTTTACAACGACCGATTGGGAAAATCTGGAAAGATCCGCCAAGGAAATTTACAGAGTTCTTTCTCCAGGTGGAAGATACGTGGACATTGGTGTTCATCCATGCTTTTACGGGGCTTATTCAGAACCACTTTCTCAAGGTGAAATTCTTCAAAAACCGGGATATAATCAGTCTCAATTCGTGGAACCGAATCTTTTGAAAGGAACAGTGAGGAGCAAGGTAGGAGCTTGGCATAGGCCCGTCTCCGATGTAATTAACACTTTCTTATCCGCAGGTTTTAAATTGGTAAGGGTGGTAGAAGGTGGACAAGGAGAACTTCCACAACTTCTCGCACTAAGCTTACTGAAAGAATAG
- the thiM gene encoding hydroxyethylthiazole kinase: MTTASLTQKTWPSSDVVSDLAEVRKHAPLTHVLTNIVVTNWTANVLLAAGASPAMVIAEEEVSDFAAIAGGVLINVGTINSFDAKSIKAAAIAAQKAGTPWVLDPVAVGALRYRTEIAKDLLQHKPTVIRGNASEILALAGAVGGGKGVDSTAASSDALPLAKELAISTGAVIAISGEVDYITDGKETVAVPGGHILMTKVTGVGCSLGALIASFLGVQKDALRASVSASAVFAIAGSRAAERSSGTGSFAVAFLDELSTISA, encoded by the coding sequence ATGACAACCGCTTCTTTGACCCAAAAAACCTGGCCCTCTTCCGACGTAGTCTCCGACCTGGCGGAAGTCCGTAAACATGCACCTCTTACTCATGTACTAACCAATATTGTAGTTACGAATTGGACTGCGAACGTTCTTCTGGCCGCGGGCGCTTCTCCTGCTATGGTCATTGCAGAAGAAGAAGTTTCCGATTTCGCCGCGATTGCAGGTGGGGTGCTGATCAATGTAGGAACAATAAATAGTTTTGATGCAAAGTCGATTAAAGCCGCTGCAATCGCAGCCCAAAAAGCGGGAACTCCTTGGGTTTTAGATCCAGTTGCAGTAGGTGCCCTTAGATACCGAACTGAAATTGCAAAAGATCTTTTACAACATAAACCTACCGTGATTCGAGGAAATGCTTCCGAGATATTGGCACTGGCTGGCGCTGTAGGCGGCGGAAAGGGTGTGGATTCTACCGCTGCTTCTTCCGATGCACTTCCTCTTGCAAAAGAATTAGCAATCAGCACCGGAGCAGTAATCGCGATTAGCGGAGAAGTAGATTATATTACCGATGGAAAAGAGACCGTAGCGGTTCCCGGTGGTCATATTTTGATGACCAAGGTTACCGGAGTTGGATGTTCTTTAGGAGCATTGATTGCATCCTTCTTAGGTGTCCAAAAAGACGCATTACGTGCCTCGGTTTCTGCATCCGCCGTTTTTGCAATTGCAGGTTCCAGAGCTGCTGAAAGATCTTCAGGTACAGGAAGTTTTGCCGTGGCCTTCTTGGATGAACTGAGCACAATTTCCGCATGA
- a CDS encoding NAD(P)H-binding protein produces the protein MSVTVAVPTGNIGKFLLPKLLESGKNITVLTRSPQKLEPTIRERVTIRQGALEDANFILEATKGTEAIYWLNPGNKKAEDVHGWYRLYGKSVANAVQKNRIEYVVNISTIIPEVVEAGVADGIVHVEEFLNETDANVVHLRPGFFLENLLPQISELKFKGTITFPIPPDREVAFIATSDIADVAADYLLNKNWKGKKIHILHGGEDLTFEAATKSLNDAIGTTLKYNYISLENFYKDLIAKGVTKAAAEGYTDIYRSMHLPREVEGIRSSETTTPTTVGLWGKRVLKPKLDSL, from the coding sequence ATGAGTGTAACTGTTGCAGTTCCTACAGGAAATATCGGTAAATTTCTTCTACCAAAACTTTTGGAATCGGGCAAAAATATTACCGTCCTGACCAGAAGTCCCCAGAAATTAGAACCAACAATTCGGGAAAGAGTGACAATTCGCCAAGGCGCCTTAGAGGATGCGAATTTTATCTTAGAAGCTACTAAAGGAACGGAAGCAATCTACTGGTTAAACCCGGGTAACAAAAAGGCGGAAGATGTACATGGTTGGTATCGTCTTTATGGAAAGAGTGTTGCTAACGCAGTCCAAAAGAACCGGATAGAATATGTGGTAAATATTTCCACGATCATTCCGGAAGTGGTAGAAGCAGGTGTTGCAGACGGAATCGTTCATGTGGAGGAATTTCTTAACGAAACGGATGCGAATGTGGTTCATCTTCGTCCCGGTTTCTTTTTGGAAAATCTTCTTCCTCAAATTTCAGAACTCAAGTTCAAAGGGACGATTACCTTCCCTATTCCGCCCGATAGAGAGGTCGCATTTATTGCTACTTCGGATATTGCAGATGTGGCCGCAGATTATCTTTTAAATAAGAACTGGAAAGGGAAGAAGATCCATATTTTGCATGGAGGCGAAGATCTGACCTTCGAGGCGGCTACAAAAAGTTTAAATGATGCGATCGGAACTACATTAAAGTATAATTATATAAGCCTGGAAAATTTTTACAAGGACTTGATCGCAAAAGGTGTGACAAAAGCTGCCGCAGAAGGTTATACTGATATCTACCGCTCCATGCATCTTCCTAGAGAAGTGGAAGGAATACGTAGCTCAGAAACAACTACGCCTACTACCGTGGGGCTTTGGGGGAAAAGGGTTTTAAAACCTAAACTAGATTCCTTATGA
- a CDS encoding sulfurtransferase: MIVSSDWLFERLSDPNIRIVDIRGRVEHSEPRYHSEPELYLKSHIPGAVFIDWTKDIVDLNDSVPVNIAPPEKFSELMSTLGISNETVVVAYDDHNRMFSSRLAWALRYYGYNKGLILDGGFANWVKEGKPVDSNLPKYERKDFIAVPHPELKRNADQVQFRSSETLLLDGRRPEVYAKGFIPGAINIPHTSLTDPETGKFLSKEGLKNSFKKAGVDTDSLPKNIICYCNGGVSATVVVTALGILGIENIPVYDGSWNEWGKDEKRPKAQLH, from the coding sequence ATGATCGTTAGTTCCGACTGGCTTTTTGAACGTCTATCTGATCCGAATATTAGGATCGTGGATATACGTGGAAGAGTGGAACATTCTGAGCCCAGATACCATTCCGAACCGGAACTTTATCTAAAAAGTCATATCCCAGGAGCAGTTTTTATAGATTGGACCAAGGATATAGTGGACCTGAACGATTCTGTTCCGGTAAATATCGCACCACCTGAAAAATTCTCCGAACTGATGAGCACATTAGGTATTTCTAATGAAACCGTCGTGGTTGCCTACGATGATCATAATCGGATGTTTTCCAGTCGTTTAGCCTGGGCTCTCAGATATTACGGGTATAATAAGGGACTAATCTTAGATGGAGGTTTTGCTAACTGGGTTAAAGAAGGAAAACCAGTTGATTCCAATCTTCCTAAATATGAAAGAAAGGATTTTATAGCTGTTCCCCATCCTGAACTAAAACGAAATGCAGATCAGGTGCAGTTCAGATCTTCGGAAACTTTACTACTAGACGGTCGACGCCCGGAAGTTTATGCAAAAGGTTTTATTCCCGGGGCAATCAATATTCCTCATACAAGTTTAACGGATCCGGAGACAGGCAAATTTCTCTCTAAAGAAGGATTAAAGAATTCTTTTAAAAAAGCAGGAGTGGATACGGATTCTCTTCCGAAAAATATTATCTGTTACTGTAATGGAGGAGTTTCCGCGACTGTAGTAGTCACGGCTCTCGGAATTTTAGGAATAGAGAATATTCCCGTCTATGACGGCTCTTGGAACGAATGGGGAAAGGACGAAAAACGTCCCAAGGCGCAACTACATTAA
- a CDS encoding LuxR C-terminal-related transcriptional regulator, translated as MKNSEIKVGIVENDESFKNQILKTLESIPEIDGVFHWESAESFWEDEKGRSLDIIFLDIMLSGMNGVELAGKISARDPEISKIMLSNMNSDELIYESLKNGAIGYILKSELKDIADVVDTVLKGGAIITPTIAFRVLNSFKQKDYSGEFKLTPKEKQILDEMVKGKTIGRVAEFLKVSKYTVQHHVKNIYKKLNVHNRAELVRKASDIGLLP; from the coding sequence ATGAAAAATTCGGAAATCAAAGTTGGAATCGTAGAAAACGACGAAAGTTTTAAGAATCAGATCCTAAAGACTCTGGAATCCATTCCCGAGATAGACGGAGTATTCCATTGGGAATCCGCTGAATCCTTTTGGGAGGATGAAAAGGGAAGGTCCTTGGATATAATTTTTCTGGATATCATGCTGTCCGGAATGAACGGAGTGGAACTTGCAGGAAAAATTTCCGCGAGAGATCCTGAAATCTCTAAAATAATGCTCTCTAATATGAATTCCGACGAGCTAATTTATGAATCCTTAAAGAATGGCGCCATCGGTTATATCTTAAAATCGGAATTAAAAGATATTGCGGACGTTGTGGATACGGTCTTGAAAGGAGGAGCGATCATTACTCCTACTATCGCGTTCCGCGTGTTGAATAGTTTTAAACAAAAAGATTATTCGGGAGAATTTAAGCTGACTCCTAAAGAAAAACAAATCTTGGACGAGATGGTAAAAGGAAAGACAATCGGAAGAGTTGCGGAATTCCTAAAAGTCAGCAAATACACAGTCCAACACCATGTGAAGAATATATATAAAAAATTGAATGTACATAATAGGGCCGAATTGGTAAGAAAGGCGAGTGATATAGGTTTATTGCCTTAA
- a CDS encoding ATP-binding protein has product MVSIFSQKFPGVLLISILIFSLGCGTESSKKKPRVENGILDLSKDWDFGKEEPLSIEGDWAFYWSQLFSEIKNPLKADLDPSQKSKEQIKFGDVPNVWNENKDQKYPGFGYATYKVLVRLEKPETDMAIKMLEASTSYTLYVNGKKVISSGEVGKTPETSKPLYRPGVSEIFDLGTENEIAIEISNFSHFKGGPWAKIFIGKRKDLVTIRQSNVRLDLFVGGGLFVLGLYHLSLFAFLRRETSTLYYGILTICSTIRILITGERILYSIFPHFDFEWGYRLELISSFLIAIFFPLFIRTLYPDEINKKVIRFLISIVVGLSLIVLFTPLVIYSKTISIFGILVTIACFYLVYVFWKAMQNKKLGADVGLFFFLLFFAVVTNDILYANMIINTAYFSSYGVASFFVAQAFMVSQRFTSAYKLSEKLAYDLKESNQRLISLDKLKDEFLANTSHELRTPLQGIIGIADSLKRGVVGPLSESITRQLGMIVTSGQRLSSLVNDIIDFSKLKHKDLNLNLRAVDLYQAVNFTLELNRISTDPTKIKLVNAILPEFPDLLADENRLQQILQNLVSNAIKFTEKGEIVVSARIKALGIAEISVKDTGIGIDPREHQKIFEFFEQVERGDSKNSSGAGLGLSISRALVALHGGEIGVESSPEQGSRFHFTIPLVSGKIPKSDGKELKNYKEGNNPGSTVAFQNESSDSEKNARILVVDDEPVNLQVIQNYLSLRNISSVTAKSGMEALEILQKDKAFDVVILDVMMPKMSGLDTAREIRKTLSTLELPILMLTAKNQDKDLMAALNNGANDYLLKPFDFEELILRINNLLALADGHKSRLNQENEKREAVNYVRQRINIDLHDHLGGKLTDLKFLSEELLSQNQEDKPIFKKINEAVNQSIHILREQMLKIEDLGLLSKNFITGINLVLLRRYSDVERDLEFECQEELLQFFEEERKETSIIELYSIVNEITNNDLKYGQGVAKWNFYLENGSIVTEMNVESSYHLKKHKTGRGTENLIYRISGLGGKVEMSLVENIYKIKINIPIGNFSVK; this is encoded by the coding sequence ATGGTTTCCATTTTCTCTCAAAAATTTCCAGGAGTTTTACTGATCTCAATCCTAATTTTCAGTTTGGGATGTGGCACTGAATCTTCTAAGAAAAAACCAAGAGTAGAAAATGGAATATTGGACTTAAGCAAGGATTGGGATTTCGGAAAGGAAGAACCTCTAAGTATAGAGGGTGATTGGGCATTTTATTGGTCCCAATTATTTTCGGAGATCAAAAATCCATTAAAGGCCGATCTGGATCCTTCTCAAAAATCAAAAGAGCAAATCAAATTCGGAGATGTTCCGAATGTTTGGAATGAAAACAAGGACCAAAAGTATCCTGGTTTCGGATATGCAACATACAAGGTGCTCGTTCGTTTAGAAAAACCAGAAACAGATATGGCAATCAAGATGTTGGAGGCCTCAACATCTTATACACTTTATGTAAATGGAAAAAAAGTAATCTCCAGTGGAGAAGTTGGAAAAACCCCTGAGACAAGTAAACCTTTATACAGACCAGGAGTTAGTGAGATATTTGACTTAGGAACAGAGAACGAAATTGCGATAGAGATTTCCAATTTTTCACATTTTAAAGGAGGCCCTTGGGCAAAGATCTTTATAGGAAAAAGAAAAGATCTGGTTACTATACGCCAAAGTAATGTCAGATTAGACTTGTTCGTAGGCGGAGGACTTTTTGTTTTAGGTCTTTACCACCTAAGTTTATTCGCCTTTTTAAGGAGAGAAACCTCCACGTTATATTATGGAATTCTAACGATCTGTTCGACCATTCGGATTTTGATAACGGGAGAAAGAATCTTATATTCTATTTTTCCTCATTTTGATTTCGAATGGGGATATAGATTGGAATTAATATCCAGCTTTTTGATCGCCATATTCTTTCCATTATTTATCCGAACTTTGTACCCTGATGAGATAAACAAAAAAGTTATTCGGTTTTTAATTAGTATTGTTGTCGGACTTTCTTTGATCGTACTATTCACTCCTTTGGTCATATATTCCAAGACCATTTCTATTTTTGGGATTTTAGTAACTATAGCCTGCTTTTATCTAGTATACGTTTTTTGGAAAGCGATGCAGAATAAGAAGTTAGGAGCAGACGTAGGCTTATTCTTTTTCCTTCTGTTTTTCGCAGTAGTGACCAATGATATCTTGTATGCGAACATGATCATAAATACTGCATACTTCTCATCGTATGGAGTAGCTTCCTTTTTTGTAGCTCAGGCATTTATGGTTTCTCAAAGATTTACAAGTGCCTATAAACTTTCAGAAAAATTGGCATATGATCTAAAAGAATCCAACCAAAGATTAATCTCTTTGGATAAACTCAAGGATGAGTTCTTGGCGAATACTTCTCATGAACTGAGAACTCCTTTGCAAGGGATAATTGGGATTGCAGATTCTTTGAAAAGAGGAGTGGTCGGCCCATTGTCCGAATCCATTACGAGACAATTGGGAATGATTGTAACAAGTGGACAACGGCTTTCTAGTTTAGTAAATGATATTATAGATTTTTCTAAATTAAAACATAAAGATTTAAATCTAAATTTAAGAGCCGTAGATTTGTACCAAGCGGTAAATTTTACTCTGGAATTGAATAGGATCTCTACCGATCCAACTAAAATTAAATTAGTAAATGCAATCTTGCCAGAATTTCCCGATTTGCTCGCGGATGAAAATCGACTGCAACAAATCCTTCAGAATTTAGTGAGTAATGCAATCAAGTTTACCGAGAAGGGAGAGATCGTTGTCAGCGCTCGTATCAAGGCGCTTGGAATTGCGGAGATCAGTGTAAAAGATACTGGGATAGGAATAGATCCAAGAGAACACCAAAAGATATTCGAATTTTTCGAGCAGGTAGAAAGGGGAGACTCCAAAAATAGTTCGGGTGCAGGGCTTGGGCTTTCGATCAGTAGGGCATTGGTTGCGTTACACGGGGGAGAAATTGGAGTAGAATCCAGTCCAGAACAAGGTTCTCGTTTTCATTTTACCATTCCTTTGGTGTCTGGAAAAATTCCTAAATCGGATGGAAAGGAATTAAAAAATTATAAAGAAGGAAACAACCCAGGTTCGACCGTGGCTTTTCAAAATGAGTCTTCCGATTCTGAGAAGAATGCTAGGATTTTGGTAGTGGACGACGAACCAGTAAACTTGCAAGTAATACAAAACTATCTGTCTTTGAGAAATATTTCCTCAGTCACTGCAAAAAGTGGAATGGAGGCATTAGAAATATTACAAAAAGATAAGGCTTTCGATGTTGTTATTTTGGATGTGATGATGCCTAAGATGTCAGGTCTAGACACAGCCCGGGAAATCCGTAAAACACTTAGCACACTTGAACTTCCTATTCTGATGTTGACTGCAAAAAATCAAGATAAGGATTTGATGGCTGCATTGAATAACGGTGCGAATGATTATCTACTCAAACCTTTCGATTTTGAGGAATTGATCTTAAGGATCAATAATTTGCTCGCTCTTGCAGACGGTCATAAAAGCCGTTTAAACCAGGAGAATGAGAAGAGAGAAGCTGTGAACTATGTAAGGCAAAGGATTAATATTGACTTACACGACCATTTGGGTGGAAAACTTACAGATCTAAAGTTTTTATCTGAAGAATTATTATCTCAAAATCAAGAAGACAAACCAATCTTCAAAAAGATCAATGAAGCGGTGAATCAATCCATTCATATACTTAGAGAACAAATGTTGAAGATAGAAGATCTGGGTTTATTGTCCAAAAATTTTATCACAGGTATTAATTTAGTTTTACTCAGACGATATTCTGATGTGGAAAGGGACTTAGAATTCGAATGCCAAGAAGAACTTCTTCAATTTTTTGAAGAGGAAAGAAAAGAAACTTCGATCATTGAACTTTATAGTATTGTAAACGAGATAACGAATAACGATCTAAAATATGGACAGGGAGTAGCCAAATGGAATTTCTATTTGGAAAACGGGAGCATAGTCACCGAAATGAACGTGGAATCTTCTTATCATTTGAAAAAACATAAAACAGGAAGAGGAACCGAAAATCTGATCTATAGGATCTCGGGTCTTGGTGGAAAGGTGGAAATGTCCTTAGTCGAAAACATATATAAGATAAAAATAAATATCCCGATCGGAAATTTTTCCGTAAAATAA
- a CDS encoding acetyl-CoA hydrolase/transferase family protein, with amino-acid sequence MDYHFVSPKEAVLEIKNDQRVFIHSVYAAPKLLIEALSARASELQNIEIVHIHTEGEVPYAQNGMETSFHTNALFVGANMREAVKEGRADYLPIFLSECPSLFRKKILPLDVALITVSPPDKHGFCSLGVSVDTSKAAVDSANLVIAQVNHFMPRTHGDGIVHINKIHKLVEGNIPLLEAKHAEPNEVEAKIGEYIAGLVEDGATLQMGIGAIPDAVLSCLQNHKDLGIHTEMFSDGVIPLVEKGIITGKNKRIHPGKIVTGFVMGTRKLYDFVDDNPEVVFLDIGYINDTANIRKNPKVTAINSAIEVDLTGQVCADSIGTRQYSGVGGQMDFIRGASLSEGGKPIIALPSVTSHGKSRIVPILQPGASVTTTRANVHYVITEYGIADLYGKNLKQRAKLLTEIAHPNHRESLEREAFERFKGF; translated from the coding sequence ATGGATTACCATTTTGTTTCACCGAAAGAAGCAGTTTTAGAGATCAAAAATGACCAAAGGGTTTTTATCCACAGTGTATATGCTGCTCCCAAACTTTTAATCGAAGCATTGAGCGCCAGAGCATCGGAATTACAAAATATTGAGATCGTTCATATTCATACGGAAGGAGAAGTCCCGTATGCACAAAATGGAATGGAGACTTCTTTTCATACAAATGCATTATTCGTGGGTGCAAACATGAGAGAAGCAGTCAAGGAAGGAAGAGCGGATTATCTTCCTATCTTCTTAAGCGAATGCCCTTCTTTATTCAGAAAAAAGATACTTCCATTAGATGTTGCCCTTATCACAGTTTCTCCTCCTGACAAACATGGGTTTTGTTCTTTGGGAGTTTCGGTGGATACGAGCAAGGCCGCCGTTGATTCAGCCAATCTTGTGATTGCTCAGGTGAACCATTTTATGCCCAGAACCCACGGGGACGGAATCGTTCATATAAACAAAATCCATAAATTAGTAGAAGGTAATATTCCATTATTGGAGGCAAAACATGCAGAACCGAACGAGGTAGAAGCTAAGATCGGTGAATATATTGCGGGTCTTGTAGAAGACGGAGCAACTCTGCAAATGGGGATTGGAGCCATTCCAGATGCGGTTCTGTCTTGTTTACAAAATCATAAAGATTTAGGAATTCATACCGAAATGTTTTCGGATGGTGTAATTCCTTTGGTGGAAAAAGGAATTATCACAGGCAAAAACAAAAGAATTCATCCAGGAAAAATAGTAACGGGTTTCGTGATGGGAACCAGAAAACTTTACGATTTTGTGGATGATAATCCTGAAGTTGTATTTTTAGATATAGGTTATATCAACGATACTGCAAATATCCGCAAAAACCCAAAAGTAACAGCGATCAACTCTGCAATCGAAGTAGATCTTACCGGCCAAGTATGTGCGGATTCAATCGGGACCAGACAATATTCCGGTGTGGGAGGACAGATGGATTTTATCCGAGGCGCTTCTCTTTCGGAAGGAGGAAAGCCGATCATTGCACTTCCCTCTGTGACCTCTCATGGAAAATCCAGGATCGTTCCTATTCTACAACCCGGTGCAAGCGTAACCACCACCAGAGCAAATGTTCATTATGTAATTACTGAATACGGGATCGCAGATCTTTACGGCAAAAATCTAAAACAAAGAGCGAAACTACTTACAGAAATTGCTCATCCGAATCATAGAGAATCCTTGGAAAGAGAGGCATTCGAAAGATTCAAAGGATTCTAA
- the ccoN gene encoding cytochrome-c oxidase, cbb3-type subunit I, giving the protein MSSSEQKYNDTIVKGFLISGLVWGLASMLVGVWIAFQMVYPELNFGPYFTFGRLRPLHTNAAIFGFALSIVFATGYHTVQRLCRVRIWSDKLSNLHLFLYNLSIVAAAITLPLGLNQSKEYAELEWPLDLLIVVWFVVFLINYFGTIFTRQEKQLYAAIWFYIASWVTIPILFIVNNLSIPVSWIKSYSVYSGVYDANIQWWYGHNAVAFVLTTPFLGMMYYYLPKHIKQPIYSHRLSIIHFWSLIFLYIWAGPHHLLYSPLPDWLQTTGMVFSIMLWMPSWGGMLNGFLTLTQAKEKIKTDATLKMLLVGLTFYGMSTFEGPLLSIRAVSGLGHNTDWIIGHVHGGTLGWVGMMSFAAIYYLVPRLWDTNLFSERLANVHFWIATLGILLYIVSMWVSGISEGSMWRAVDETGSLKFPNWVQITETLKPYRLFRGIGGGLYLSGVVLMIYNVVRTIINSGSGYKEIDPRIGLKEGKTA; this is encoded by the coding sequence ATGAGTTCTTCAGAACAAAAATATAACGATACGATCGTCAAAGGATTTTTGATATCGGGACTGGTCTGGGGTCTGGCTTCCATGCTTGTGGGAGTATGGATCGCTTTCCAAATGGTGTATCCCGAATTAAATTTCGGACCATACTTCACATTCGGCAGGCTGAGACCCTTACATACGAACGCAGCGATTTTCGGATTTGCATTGAGTATCGTATTTGCAACAGGCTATCACACGGTGCAAAGACTTTGTAGAGTGAGAATTTGGAGTGATAAACTTTCTAATCTTCATTTATTCTTATACAACCTTTCGATTGTAGCAGCTGCAATCACTCTACCTTTGGGCTTAAACCAATCCAAAGAATACGCTGAGTTAGAATGGCCATTGGATCTTTTGATCGTAGTTTGGTTTGTAGTGTTCTTGATTAATTATTTCGGGACCATCTTCACCCGCCAGGAAAAACAACTTTATGCAGCGATATGGTTTTATATCGCTTCATGGGTGACCATCCCGATCTTATTTATTGTAAATAACCTTTCTATTCCGGTAAGTTGGATCAAATCCTATTCCGTTTATTCGGGAGTGTATGACGCAAACATACAATGGTGGTATGGGCATAATGCTGTGGCATTCGTTCTCACCACTCCATTCTTAGGGATGATGTATTATTATCTTCCTAAACATATCAAACAACCTATCTACAGTCACAGACTATCTATCATTCATTTCTGGAGTTTGATCTTCCTGTACATTTGGGCAGGCCCTCACCATTTACTTTACTCTCCTCTTCCAGATTGGTTACAAACCACGGGTATGGTATTCAGTATCATGTTATGGATGCCTTCTTGGGGAGGGATGTTGAACGGATTTTTGACCTTAACTCAGGCCAAGGAAAAGATCAAAACGGATGCAACCTTAAAGATGCTTTTAGTCGGGCTCACATTCTACGGTATGTCCACATTTGAAGGCCCACTTCTTTCTATCAGAGCAGTTAGCGGTTTAGGTCATAATACGGATTGGATCATCGGTCACGTTCATGGAGGAACTCTAGGTTGGGTAGGAATGATGTCGTTTGCGGCGATTTACTACTTAGTTCCAAGATTATGGGATACAAATCTATTCTCCGAAAGATTGGCTAACGTTCATTTCTGGATCGCTACACTCGGTATCTTATTGTATATCGTATCCATGTGGGTATCCGGAATCAGCGAAGGATCCATGTGGAGAGCGGTAGACGAAACAGGCTCCTTAAAATTCCCGAATTGGGTTCAGATCACGGAAACATTAAAACCTTACAGATTATTTAGGGGGATCGGCGGGGGACTCTATCTATCAGGAGTTGTATTAATGATTTATAATGTTGTCCGCACCATTATAAACTCAGGCTCCGGATATAAGGAAATCGATCCAAGGATCGGATTAAAAGAGGGGAAAACTGCATGA